In Deltaproteobacteria bacterium GWC2_55_46, a single window of DNA contains:
- a CDS encoding transposase, whose amino-acid sequence MKKSRFTESQIVAVLKEAESGVPVQEVCRKHGISDATYYNWKSKYGGMEASDLRRMKEMEQELHQLKRMYADMALENRALKDLIEKKL is encoded by the coding sequence ATGAAGAAGTCTCGCTTTACCGAGTCTCAGATCGTTGCCGTGCTCAAGGAGGCGGAGTCCGGCGTTCCCGTCCAGGAGGTCTGCCGCAAGCACGGCATCTCGGACGCCACGTACTACAACTGGAAGTCGAAGTACGGCGGCATGGAAGCATCCGATTTAAGACGCATGAAGGAGATGGAGCAGGAACTCCATCAGCTCAAGCGCATGTATGCCGACATGGCCCTTGAGAACCGCGCCTTGAAGGATCTGATCGAAAAAAAACTTTAA
- a CDS encoding transposase, translating to MSRAAYYRTPVIASERDAEVITVLNALIERHPRWGFWKCRKALRRKGHPWNHKRVYRVYCALRLNQKRRARRRLPERVKQPLLVPQQPNQVWSADFMCDTLYSGNRFRTFNVIDDFNRECLAVEIDTSITGKRLIRVFERLKSERGLPETLRVDNGPEFLSGDFVAWAEQVGMTIRYIQPGQPNQNAYVERFNRTYREEFLSLYLFRNLSEVREGTHDWRIGYNERRPHDALGDLTPCEYRQNNAGNSTLKLST from the coding sequence CTGTCTCGGGCGGCCTATTACCGGACACCGGTTATCGCGTCTGAGCGCGACGCCGAGGTCATCACGGTTTTAAACGCCCTGATAGAGCGGCATCCGCGCTGGGGTTTCTGGAAGTGTCGCAAAGCCCTAAGGCGCAAGGGCCATCCATGGAACCACAAGCGGGTATATCGCGTCTACTGCGCTCTCAGGCTGAACCAGAAGCGCAGAGCCAGGAGAAGGTTGCCAGAACGCGTCAAGCAACCCTTGCTTGTGCCGCAACAGCCGAATCAGGTCTGGTCAGCGGATTTCATGTGTGATACGCTTTATTCGGGCAACCGGTTCCGTACTTTTAACGTAATCGACGACTTCAACCGGGAATGCCTTGCCGTCGAGATAGACACATCGATTACCGGTAAGAGGCTCATCCGGGTATTTGAGCGGCTTAAATCCGAACGTGGCCTGCCGGAGACTTTGCGGGTCGACAACGGCCCCGAGTTCCTAAGCGGCGACTTCGTGGCATGGGCAGAGCAGGTCGGGATGACGATACGGTACATACAGCCGGGCCAGCCCAACCAGAACGCCTATGTCGAAAGGTTCAACCGCACGTACCGTGAAGAGTTCCTTAGCCTGTACTTGTTTCGTAACCTCAGCGAGGTGCGCGAAGGCACCCATGACTGGAGGATCGGTTACAATGAGCGCCGTCCTCATGACGCCTTGGGAGATCTGACGCCGTGTGAGTATCGCCAAAACAACGCCGGAAACTCTACTTTAAAACTGTCTACCTAA